The Arthrobacter sp. OAP107 DNA segment CCACCACCGGGCCGCGGGCGGTGTTGATCAGGATGGCATCGGGCTTCATGCGCTCCAGCACCGCGCGGTCCACCAGGTGCCGGGTCTGGTCGTTGAGCGGCACGTGCAGGGACAGGAAGTCGCTGCGTTCCACCAGCTCGTCCCAGGAAACCTGCCGCACTTTCCCCGCGAATTCGCCCAGTTCCCCGTCGCTGACCGGCCGGTGCCCTGGAGGCCGCGGCGCGAAGAGGATTTCCATCCCGAAGCCCAGGGCGCGGCGGGCGGTGGCGCGCGCGATCCGTCCGAACCCGGCCAGGCCCAGCACGGCGCCCGAAACGTCCCGGCCCAGCAGCAGCTCGGGCTCCCAGCCGTGGAAGTTGCCATCCCTGACCAGTCGGTCCGCCTCCACCACGCGGCGGGCGGTGCCGAGGATGAGCAGCATGGCGATATCCGCCGTCGCATCCGTCAGCACCCCGGGGGTGTTGCCCACCAGGATGCCGTGGCGGGTGGCGGCGTCCACGTCGATGTTGTTGTAGCCGACCGCGAAGTTGGATACGCCCTTCACCCTCGCGCGGGCCAGCAGAGGCTCGTCGATGACGTCGCGCAGCTGGGTAAGGACGACGTCGTACTCGCCTGAGGCGCAGAGCCCCGCCAGCGTCTCATAGTCGGGCGGCGACGGCAGCACGGCGACCGAACCGGCGTCGGAGAGCAGCTGCAGCCCGGGGTCCGGGATGGCCGTGGTGACCAGGAAACGGCTCCCCATACCTACTCGCCTCCCGTGGTGCAGGATGCCGTGGTGCCGGGCGCAGGGGGGCTGTCCGACGGAATGACCCAGGGGAACGCCGGGGCCTTGGACCTGGCGCCCTGCGCCGCCTTGGAACGGTTGGGTTCGCCCAGTTCGGCGAGCAGCTTCTCGGAGAGAACGACGAGGTCCGCGAAGGTTTCCGGAGTCACCCACTCGGGGCGGGTGGCGAACAGGATGTCCTCGCTGGAGGTGTTGCCGCTGGCCCCCGGGGCGAAGGGACAGCCGCCCAGTCCGCCGAGCGCTCCGTCCACCATCACGGCGCCGGCCTGGATCGCGGCGAGGGTGTTGGCCACGCCCAGGCCCCAGGTGTCGTGCCCGTGGTAGACGATCCGGCGTGCCGGGGACTCGGCACGGACGCGCTGGATGAGGCCTGACACCTGGGCGGGGATGGCCTGGCCCAGGGTGTCGCAGAGGACAATGTCGGTGGTTCCCTCTGCACGGGGATCGTTGGCGATCGCCAGGATCCGCTCCTCAGGCACGGTTCCCTCGAACGGGCAGGTGAAGGTCGTTGCGATGCACAGCTGGATCTGCCCATTGACCGCCTGCGCGTACTCCACGGCCTGGGGCAGCGCGGCGAGGCTTTCCTCGGTGGTGCGTCCGATGTTCGCCTTGTTGTGCGAGTCCGACGCCGAGAGGCAGTACTGGAAGTTGCGTGCCCCGGCGGCCGCGGCCTTGGCCACGTGGCCGGGCGTGGCCACCCAGATCCAGCACTTTTCCAGTTCCCCGGGTGTAAGGTTCTGGACCACCTCCACGGTGTTGGCCATGGTGGGGACGAGGTCCGGACGGGCCATGGAGCCCAGCTCGATGGCCGGAACGCCCAGACGGAGAAGCTCCCGGACGGTCTCCACCTTCCGTTCGGTGGACAGGACTTTCCCCGTGAGCTGCAGCCCGTCCCGGAGGGTGACGTCCCGCAGGATGGCGCCGCCCAGGGTCGGGGCGAGGTCGGTTTCGTGGTGCTGGTTCATGCCTGGAGTGCCTCCTCGCGGCCGGTTGCCGCTGTGATCTCTGCCGGGTCCATGCCGAGGAGCCCCGAGAGGATTTCTGCCGTGTTTTCGCCCAGGTCCGGGCCAAGGTTCCGGATGGGGAGCGATTCGCCGCCGATCACCGGAACAATACCCGGGAAGCCGACGCCCGTCAGGATCTCCTCACCGGTGGAGACGTCGAATTTCTGGACCATGTTGCGGGCCGCGTACTGGCTGTCGGTGCTGATGTCCGCCGCCGTGTAAATGGGACCGGCCGGTACCCCGGCTGCGTCGAGGGCGGCCAGGGCGTCGGCGGCATCCAGTTCCGCGGTCCAGGCGCCGATGGCCTGGTCCAGTTCCTCGCGCCGGGCCCACCGGCCGGCGTTGCTCTGCAGTGCGGGGTCTTCGGCCAGGTCGGGGCGGCCGATGGTCTGCATGTACCGCTGGTAGATGGAGTCCCCGTTGCCGGCCACCACGATGCTGGCGCCGTCCCGGCAGGTGTAGGCGTTTGAGGGGGCGATCCCTTCCATCCGGCCGCCCACGCGCTGCCGGTCCACGCCGTATGCCTGGTAGTCTGGGATCAGGGATTCCATCATGGAGAACATGGCCTCGTTCAGGGCCACGTCGATCACCCGTTCGGTGAGCGGCACAGCGCCGGACGGGTTCCCGCCGGCCGTGTCCCCGCGCCGTGCTTCACGCTGGTAGAGGCTCATCATGGAACCAAACGCGGCGTACAGTCCGGCAATGGAGTCCCCGATGGAGACGCCGACCCGGACGGGCGGGCGGTCGGGGTCGCCGACGAGGTTCCGGAACCCGCCGTATGCTTCGGCGACGGCGGCAAACCCCGGGCGCTCGGACAGCGGGCCGGTCTGCCCGAAGGCGGAGATGCGCGTGATGATCAGTTCCGGGTTGGCTTCATTGAGGACCTCCGGGCCGAGGCCCCACTTCTCCAGTGTGCCCGGGCGGAAGTTTTCCAGCAGGATGTCGGACTTCGCGGCGAGCTTCAGGACCGCCTGCTTTCCGGCCTCGGTCCGCAGGTCCAGCACCACGGACTTCTTGTTCCGGTTGATGGTCCGGTACAGCATGGACGTGTCGCCCTTATGGAGGCGCCAGTTGCGCAGCTCGTCGCCGGTTCCGGGCCGCTCCACTTTGATGACCTCGGCGCCGAAGTCGGCGAGCAGCCGCCCGGCCGTGGGGGCAGCGATGTAGTTTCCGAGCTCCAGGACGCGGATGCCCTGCAGGGGCGGGATGCGTGGTGGTGTCATGGTGTCTTCTTCTTTCGTGGCCGTACGCCGGGAACGCGCAATCTTTGGGTTCGACGGGGTTCTAAGGATCGACGGGGGTTCTTGGGTTCGACAGGGTTCTCAGGTTCGATTAGAACAGCAGGCTCATGGGCATGATCAAGAGGATTGCGACGACGGAGGCCACCGAGACGCCGACGGTCACCGATTTCAGCGCGCCCCGCACGCTCTGGCCAAGGAGCGACTGGAGGAGCCAGAAGGTGTTGCTGGTGACGTGGACCATGAACAGTGATCCGGCGCCGGCGGACAGTGCCAGCAGCACGGGGTCCAGGCCGATGACGGGTGCGATGGGGGCCAGCAGGCCTGCTGCGGTGATGGCGGAGAGCGTGACGGAGCCGACCGCGATGTGCAGCACGGCCGCGATGGCCCAGACCACGAGGAGCGGGGCAACGGTGCTTGCGGAGAAGAAGCCGCCGAGGATGTCGCCGAGGCCGGCCGCCTTTACCGTTGCGGCGAGCGAGCCGCCCACGCCGGTGAGGATCAGGATCTGGCCGCTCTCCTTGAATCCGACGGCGATGGCCTCCTCGACGCGCTTCTGCCCAATGCCGGAGCGCGTGACCAGGCAGGTGCCGATCAGCCCGATCAGCAGGGCGATGACGGGTTCGCCCAGGAGTTGCAGCCAGGGCAGGTCGATCTTCAGGATCTGCAGGATGGCCCCTGCCCCGATGAGGAGCAGCGAGGTCAGAAGGGGGGCAAACAGGACGATCAGCGGCAACTGCTTGGGTCCGCGTTCAGCGACGGCGACGGCTCCCCCGGCGTGTGCCGCGCTGGGGCCCGCGGTTCCGTTGGCGCCCGCCCCGCCGGTGGGGTTGCCGGCGGCAACGGGGCGGCCAGCACCGCCGTCGTACTGGTCCTCTTCACCCTCCCGGTCCTCTTCGGCGACGAAGGTGTGGTCCTCATCCTTGGCTTCGTTCCAGAAGCCTCGCCGGAAGAGGAACGTCATGATGGCGATGGCGATGATGATCGTGGGGATGACCAGCAGCAGGCCGAACAGCAGCATTTTGCCGAGCGGCACATTGAGGAGGCCTGCCAGGGCAAGGGATGCGACGCCGGGGACCGTGAAGACGATGCCGCACTCGAGGGCGATGGCCATGGCGGTGGCCATGCGGGCCGTGCCGAGCTTGCCGATTTTGGGTGCCAGTTTGCGGGCGAGCGGGGCGGAGATGACCAGCAGGACATCCAGGAAGATGGACTGCAGCAAGGTTCCGATGGCCAGGCCCATGGTGTACGGGAGGCGCTTGGGGCCGAACGTGTTCAGCAGATGCTCCACGAGGCGCCGGATGGCTCCGCTCTGGTTCAGGATGGAGCCCATGAGGACGCCGAAGGCGATGAGCAGGCCGACGTCCACCATGATGTCGCCGAATCCGGCGGTGATGGTGCTGACGGTTTTTTCGACGCCGAGGCCGACGGCCAGGCCGAGGTATACGGAGCTGAGCACCAGGGCGATGACGGGGTTGACTCTGAAACGGACAATCAGCAGCACGGCGACGAGCACCGCGACGGCTGTGTTAATCAGGACAGCTATGTCTGACATAAGGGGGGATCCGATCGTTGGGCCTTCCGCACTGAAGGCTTGGGAGCAGGGGTCGGTCGTGAGGAACGACACATTCGCTGTTCCCATATTATGGGTTTCAGCCCACGATGCAAGATGTTTTGGCAAATAAAAAAGTGCGAACGTACAGTTGTGGCCCCAATTCCCGGAGGAAAAGGGGCCACAACTGTACGTTCGCGCTCTGGTTACCGGACTTGGTTCAGGAAGCCTTCGCGCCTTCCCCGCCGCTCCAGTCCAGCGCGGGCTGGGTTTCGAGGCTGTTGAACGTATAGAGGTGGATCCCCTCAAGTCCAGGTTCCGGGGCGGACAGCTCGGAAACCAGGGACCGGGACGAGTAGCTGCTGGCGTTCAGGAGCCTGCGGGCGAGGGGCCCCTTGCGGTTCAGGAACTTCAGCGAGGGACCTACGCCGATCTTGGTGGCGAGCGAGATCAGCTTGACCCGCGGGACGGACCCGGCAACCCCCGCCCAGACCGGGAGGTCGACGCCCTCCCGGCGCAGCAGTTCCGCGTACCAGCCGATCCTGGGCGCGGAAAAGCACATCTGCGTCACCACGGTCGAGGCCAGGTGCTGTTTCTCCAGCAGCACGTCAAGCATCTGCAGCTCGTTGCACTTCGGGTGGCCTTCCGGGTATCCGGCGACGCCGATGGCCATGGTCCCGCCGGTCAGGTCGGCTATGTCCTCCATGAGCAGGCCGCTGTTGCCGTAGGGACCTGCAGCCTCCGCAGCGTCGCCGCCGATGGCGAAAACCTCCGTGATCCCGGCTGCATCGCAGTCGCGGAGCAGGCCCGCGAGCTGGGCACGGCTTCCGATGCTTCGGGCGGCCAGATGCGGAATCGCGTTGTAGCCAAGCAGGCCAAGCTGCACCGAGGCTCGCACGGTGGCCTCAACCCCGTGGTGCGGCAGGCAGGTCACTGTCAGCGTTGATCCGGCGGGGACGTGCGCCCGGACTTTGGAAATGATGCCGTCCGTGGGGATGATCTCCAGGCGCACAGGCAATTGGTTCGTCATGAGCAACTCCAGGTCAGGTCAGCGGGAGTGTAGGTGTGGTCTACCTCGATCACCTGCTGCGCAATGATCGGCCCCTCGTCAAGCTCCGAATTCACGTAGTGGGCCGTGGCGCCTACCGTCTTAACTCCGCGCTCATGCGCCTGGTGGTACGGCCTGGCACCCTTGAAGCTGGGCAGGAACGAATGGTGGATGTTGATGGCCTTTCCGGCGAGCCGGGCGGTGGCCGAGTCGCTGAGAACCTGCATGTAACGGGCCAGAACCACCAGTTCGACGGCGGACGCCTCCACCAGTTCCAGGAGCTTGGCCTCCGCTTCCGGTTTGGTCTCCGGAGTCACGGGGATGTGGTGGAACGGGACCCCGTGCCAGGCCGCGAGCCCCTCCAGGTCCGGGTGGTTGGACACGACCGCCGCGATCTCCACCGGCTCATGAAGAAGTGCCCCGCGGTCCGGTCACCGAACTGCTTGAGGTCAACGATGTAGCACTCCTGCCTGAGCAGGAAATCCGCGACCGCCTGGACGATTCCCAGGGAATCCGGGCAATGGAAAGTGAGTACAAACTCACCCTCCACCCCGCGGGTCCGGGCCTCCGCCGTCGGCCTTTCCTCTGTCCTGATCATCCCTTGACGCTTTCCTCCTCCTGGAGACCCCGGACCGCTTGCCCGCGGGCGGCGGTCTCCTCAGCCTTCAGCTCATCCTGGAACGCGGCGTAGCGGGCCAGGTGCGCCGGCCGGCGGCGCAGAACCAGCCAGGCCGCACCGAGCAGGACGAACCAGACGGGCGTGACCAGCAGCGCGGTCAGCGTGTCCGGCTGGGTGGTCAGGGTCCACAGGACGAAGGCGAAGAACGCGAAGGCCACCCACACCATGGGGATGCCGCCGGGCATCTTGAATCTGGAGGCGGTGTGCAGGTGCGGGCGACGGCGCCGGAAGGCGATGTAGCTGGCGAGGATGATCGACCAGACGAACACGAAGCAGACGGCGGAAACGGTGGTGACCATGTCGAACGCCTTGCCCACGTCCTGGCCGGCGTACATGAGCACCACGCCGGAGAGCAGCAGCACGCAGGACAGGAACAGGGCGTTGTTGGGGACCTTGCGGCGGGACAGGCCGCCGAAGGCGGCCGGCGCGTCGCCCTCCTGGGCCAGGCCGTAGACCATGCGCGAGGTGGAGTAGATTCCGGAGTTGGCCGAGGACATCGCCGAGGTCAGCACCACGAGGTTGACCACCGTGGCGGCGGCCCCGAGTCCGGCCAGCGAGAACATCGCGATGAACGGGCTGTGGCCTGCGGCGAACTGGGTCCAGGGCGTGACGGACATCAGGATGATCAGTGCGCCCACGTAGAAGAGCAGCACGCGCACCGGGATGGAGTTGATGGCCTTGGGGAGGTTCTTCTCCGGGTTCTTCGCTTCGGCGGCCGTGGTGCCCACCAGTTCAATGCCCACGAATGCGAACACGGCAATCTGGAAGCCGGCCACGAAGCCCATGAATTCGTTGGGGAAGAAGCCGCCGTGGCTCCACAGGTTGGTGAAGCTGGCCTGTCCGGCGTCGCTCTGGAATCCGGTGAAAATCATGAACATGCCCACCACGATCAGCGCGGCGATGGCGATGATCTTGATGAGGGCAAACCAGAATTCAGTCTCGCCGAACGCCTTGACGGTGGTGAGGTTCAGCAGCAGCAGGATGGCCACCGTGGCCAGGCCCGGGATCCAGAGGGGCAGTCCCGGCCAGAGTTCCTTCGAGTAGCCGGCGATCGCGATGACGTCCGCGATTCCGGTGATCACCCAGCAGAACCAGTAGGTCCATCCGGTGAAGAATCCCGCCCACGGGCCCAGCAGGTCGGCGGCGAAGTCGCTGAACGACTTGTAGTTCAGGTTGCTCAGCAGCAGCTCGCCCATGGCCCGCATGACGAAAAACAGCATGAAGCCGATGATCATGTATACGAAGATCACGGAGGGCCCGGCAGCGGAAATGGTCTTGCCGGAGCCCATGAACAGGCCGGTGCCAATGGCGCCGCCGATGGCGATGAGCTGGATGTGCCGGTTGCTCAGCTGCCGCTCCAGGCGGGGAGCCTCACCGGCTGGCGACCCGCCTGGGGAGGCAGGAGGATGAATCGTCATAAGGAACTCCATCGTTCAAGCGGCCTTGGACGGCCGCACTGATTCGGTTCCTCCCCGCTCTGTATGGGACCTGAGAGATTCCGCGGACAGGGTCGTCCGCTTGCACCGTCGGTGAGACAGGACGTGCCTGCCTGCTTTCCAGAGTTGCCTCGCCGCGGCGGTACGTGGGCCTGAGAGTTTCCTGGGGAGGGTTTGCTCCTACGGCGCCTGCTGAATGTACCGGCAGGGCTCTCCCGCCGCAGATCGTAAGCATTTTCAGTTATGTTGAGAAGAAATTATGCGTTCCGGCGGCGGCCGCCGTTCCGGCCCATGCCGGTAAGCGCAGCCCCGCTGGCCACCGGATCAGTGTGGTCTCGGTCACGAAGAAATGTCAAACGTGGCCCGGATTTGGCATGGACGGAATTGTCCTGTAGCTTGTGAGCCGAATCACCCCACATCTTCATAGCCTTTCGAACCGTGGCGGGAGAGTCCTCCCAGTCATTCACCGGGCAGGCGCCGTAGGAGCAAATCCTCCCCAGGAATCTCTCAGGCCCCCGTACCGCCGCGGCTAGGCAACTCTGGAAAGCAGTTCGGGTAACCGGGCTCACCGACGGTGCAAGCGGAGAACCATCCGCGGAATCTCTCAGGTCCAATACAGAGCGGGGAGGAACCCAATCCATGCCGTGCCATCCGTGGCCGGCCAGACCTGGAGTTCCTCATGACGATTCAATCGCATCCATCAACGTTTGCCGACCGGCATATCGGTGCCCGCCGCCAGGCCGATATCGACATCATGCTCAAGAACATCGGCTATGACACGGTCGATGGCCTCGTTGATACCGCCGTTCCGGCATCCATCCGCCAGGAGAATGCCCTCCGGCTTAGCGCTGCGCTGAGCGAGGTTGAGGTCCTGGCCGAGCTCCGCCGCCTGGCCGCCAAGAACAAGACCGCCGTGCAGATGATCGGTCAGGGCTACTACGACACGGTGACGCCCCCGGTGATCCGCCGCAACGTCCTGGAAGCACCCGCCTGGTACACCGCGTACACCCCGTACCAGCCGGAGATCTCCCAGGGCCGGCTCGAGGCGCTGTTGAACTTCCAGACCATGGTGCAGGACCTGACTGCGCTGCCGGTCGCCAACGCTTCCCTGCTGGATGAGGCCACCGCCGTGGCGGAGGCCGTGCTGCTGATGCGCCGGGCCAACAAGGCGGCAGGAGCCAAGGACGGCAAGACCGTTCTGGACGCCGACTGCCTCCCCCAGACCATTGCCATCGTGCAGGGCCGGGCCGAGGCACTTGGCTTCGAAGTGGAGGTCGCCGACCTGACCCAGGGACTGCCCGACGGCGACATCAACGGCGTCGTCCTCCAGCAGCCGGGCGTTTCAGGCCGGGTATGGGACCAGTCCGGCGTTATCGCCGCCGCCAAGGAGCGCGGCGCGCTGGTCACCGTGGCCGCTGACCTGCTGGCCCTGACCCTGATCACGCCTCCGGGGGAGCAGGGGGCGGACATCGCCGTCGGGACCGCCCAGCGCCTGGGCGTGCCGCTGTTCTTCGGCGGACCGCACGCGGCCTACATGGCGGTGCGCACCGGCATGGAGCGCACGCTCCCGGGCCGCATCGTCGGCGTCTCGAAGGACAATGCCGGCGCCCCCGCCTACCGCCTGGCGCTGCAGACCCGCGAACAGCACATCCGGCGCGAGAAGGCGACATCCAACATCTGCACCGCGCAGGCGCTGCTCGCCATCGTCTCCTCTTTCTACGCCGTCTACCACGGGCCCGACGGCCTGAAGGCAATCGCCGAGACCGTCCACACCAACGCCCGTGTCCTTGCCACCGCCCTCCGGGCGGCAGGCCGCGAACTCGTCAGCGATTCCTTCTTCGACACCCTCACCGTGCGCGTGCCCGGCAAGGCCACCAAGGTCATCACGGCGGCAGAGGCCCGCGGCATCAACCTGCGCCTTATCGACGCGGACACCGTGGGCGTCTCCATTGATGAGACAACGACGGCGGAGGTGCTGTCCGCTGTCGCCGTCGCCTTCGGCGCCGGTCCCGTGGGTGACGCAGCAGGCTTTGAACTCCCCGAAGCCGTACTGCGCACGTCCGCGTACCTGCAGCACCCGGTGTTCAACACGCACCGCTCCGAGACCCAGCTGCTGCGCTACATCCGCAAGCTCTCCGACCACGACCTGGCGCTGGACCGCACCATGATCCCGCTGGGTTCCTGCACCATGAAGCTGAACGCCACGGCCGAGATGGAAGCCATCTCCTGGCCTGAGTTCGCCTCCATCCACCCGTTCGCCCCGGATTCCCAGACGGCCGGCTGGCGCGAGCTGATCGATGGTTTGGAAGCCGACCTCGCCGAGATCACGGGGTACGACCAGGTGTCCATCCAGCCGAATGCCGGCTCCCAGGGCGAGCTCGCCGGCCTGCTGGCGATCCGCGGCTACCACCTGTCCCGCGGCGACGAACAGCGCAACATCTGCCTGATCCCGGCCTCTGCCCACGGCACCAACGCGGCCTCGGCCGTGCTGGCCGGCATGAAGGTGGTAGTAGTGGCCACCGCCGCCGACGGCACGATCGACCACGCCGACCTGTACGCCAAGATCGAGGCCAACAAGGACGCCCTGTCCTGCATCATGATCACCTACCCGTCCACCCACGGGGTGTACGACGCCGACGTCCGCGAGGTCTGCGACGCCATCCATGCGGCCGGCGGCCAGGTCTACATCGACGGGGCCAACCTGAACGCCCTGGTCGGCCTGGCGCAGCCGGGCAAGTTCGGCGGCGACGTCTCACACCTGAACCTGCACAAGACCTTCTGCATCCCGCACGGCGGCGGCGGACCCGGCGTCGGACCCGTTGCAGCCAAGGCGCACCTTGCCCCGTTCATGCCGGGCGACGCCAACAACGCTTCGTCCGGGGGTGGCGTGGCCGGGCATGGCGTTGCGATCAGCGCGTCGCGTTTCGGTTCTGCGGGCGTGCTGCCGATCTCCTGGGCGTACGTGAAGCTCATGGGCGGCCAGGGGCTGACCGACGCCACCAAGTCCGCCCTGCTCGCGGCGAACTACGTCGCGTCGCGGCTGAACGAGTTCTTCCCGGTTCTCTACACCGGCGACAGCGGGCTGGTGGCGCACGAGTGCATCCTGGACCTTCGCGGCCTCACGGCACGGACCGGCGTGACCGCCGAAGACGTGGCCAAGCGCCTGATCGACTTCGGTTTCCATGCCCCCACTCTGGCGTTCCCGGTCGCGGGCACTCTGATGGTGGAGCCCACTGAGTCCGAGGACCTGGCCGAGATTGACCGCTTCATTGACGCGATGATCACCATCCACGCCGAGATCGAGCAGGTCGCCAACGGCGACTTCACCGTGGAGGACAGCCCGCTGCGCAACGCGCCCCACACGGCAGCCGCCCTCGTCAGTTCCAGCTGGAGCCGCTCCTACCCGCGCGAGCAGGCCGCCTTCCCCGTTCCGTCGCTCCGGCAGGACAAGTACTTCCCGCCGGTGGGCCGCATCGACGGCGCCGCAGGCGACCGGAACCTGGTCTGCTCCTGCCCGCCCCTCGAAGCGTTCGAGGACAACACAGCAGCCTTCGAGAACTAAGGAGCAACCATGACCGAGAACTACACCGCCCTTTACGATCAGCACAAGAAAGCCGGCGCCTCGTTCACCGACTTCGGCGGCTGGCAAATGCCGCTCAAGTACACCTCCGAGCTCGCCGAGCACCACGCCGTCCGCAACGCGGCAGGCCTGTTCGACCTCTCCCACATGGGAGAAGTCTGGGTGACCGGCCCGGACGCCGGCGCCTTCCTGGACTACGCCCTGGCCGGCAAGCTGTCCGCCATCTCCGTCGGCAAAGCCAAGTATTCGCTGATCTGCGACGCCGACGGCGGCATCATCGACGACCTGATCTCCTACCGCCGCCCGTCTCCCGGCGCAGGGTCGGAGAAATACCTGGTGGTCCCGAATGCCGGCAACGCACCGACGGTGGCCGCTGCCCTCGCCGAGCGGGCCGCGAACTTCGACGTCTCCGTCGAGGACGCCTCAGCTGAGACCTCGCTGATTGCGGTGCAGGGGCCCAACGCCGAAGCGATCCTGCTCCAGCTCGTCCCGGCCGGACAGCACTCCCTGGTGACCGAACTGAAGTACTACTCCGCCGTCGAGGTGGGTATCGCCTTCAACGGCACTGTCCAGACCCTGCTGCTGGCCCGCACGGGCTACACCGGAGAGGACGGCTTCGAAATCTACGTGCCCAACGAGGATGCTGCCGGGTTGTGGGAGGCGCTGCTGGACGCCGGCGCCGCACACGGGCTCATCCCCGCCGGCCTGGCCTGCCGCGACTCCCTGCGTCTGGAAGCCGGGATGCCGCTCTACGGCAACGAGCTCTCGCGCCGCGTCAACGCCTATGCGGCGGGGCTGGGCCCGGTGGTGTCGCTGGCCAAGGAAAGCGACTTCGTGGGCAAGGAGGCGCTGGCCGCACTCAAGGCCGCCGGCGTCGGTTCCACCATGGGCCAGAAGCTCGTCGGGCTCAAGGGCCTGGGCCGGCGTGCCGCCCGCGGCCACTACCCGGTCCTCAAGGACGGCACGCTGGTCGGCGAGGTCACCTCCGGCCAGCCCTCCCCCACCCTCGGCTACCCGGTGGCGATGGCGTATGTCGACGTCGAGCATTCCGAAATTGGCACGCTCCTGGACGTCGACCTGCGCGGCAAAGCGGAGCCGTTCGAAGTAGTGGCCCTGCCGTTCTACAAGCGCACCAAGTAACCCAGAACCTCAAAGGAAAAGCACATGAGCAAAGTTGTTTCTGAACTGAAGTACTCCGCCGAGCACGAATGGGTCGCTGCCGACGGGGCCGGACCTGTGGGAGTCGGGATTTCCGCCGTGGCGGCCGACGCCCTGGGCGACATCGTGTACGTGGACCTGCCCGAGGTGGGGTCTACCGTCACGGCTGGTGCAACCTGCGGCGAGGTGGAATCCACCAAGTCCGTCTCCGACCTGTACGCGCCGGTCACGGGTGAAGTAACCGAGGTTAATGACGGCGTCGTCGCGGACCCTGCCCTGATCAACAGCGACCCCTACGGCGCGGGCTGGCTGTTCAAGGTGGCCGTCACCGAAGAGGGCCCGCTGATGTCGGCTGAAGAATACGCATCAGCAAACGGCGGCGAACTCTAACTGCCTTCCCCCGGCAGCTCCACGCACAGCACCTCAAACCCTCCCCAGCCCGAACCGACCACAACTATCCAGTTAGGAACCGACCATGGCTGTTGGCGTCTTTGACCTGTTTTCCATTGGGCTTGGCCCGTCGTCCTCGCACACCGTTGGACCCATGCGGGCCGCCGCGCTCTTCGCCGAGGAACTGAAGTCCGCCGGGGTGCTGGAGGGCGTGGCGTCGCTGCGGGTGGATCTGTATGGTTCGCTCGCTGCCACCGGGCACGGGCACGGCACCATGACGGCGATTCTGCTGGGCCTGGAGGGTTACCACCCCGAGCTGATCCAGCCTGACGAAGTCGAGGCTCGGCTGGCCTCGATCGCGGAAACGGGGATCCTGCAGCTGGCCGGCGCCGGTGC contains these protein-coding regions:
- a CDS encoding D-glycerate dehydrogenase, giving the protein MGSRFLVTTAIPDPGLQLLSDAGSVAVLPSPPDYETLAGLCASGEYDVVLTQLRDVIDEPLLARARVKGVSNFAVGYNNIDVDAATRHGILVGNTPGVLTDATADIAMLLILGTARRVVEADRLVRDGNFHGWEPELLLGRDVSGAVLGLAGFGRIARATARRALGFGMEILFAPRPPGHRPVSDGELGEFAGKVRQVSWDELVERSDFLSLHVPLNDQTRHLVDRAVLERMKPDAILINTARGPVVDEGALVAALRDRVIAGAGLDVFEDEPRLAPGLAELPNTVLLPHVGSATVPVRSEMARLSALNAVAIAEGRTPPHAVNTLTGA
- a CDS encoding hydroxymethylglutaryl-CoA lyase, coding for MNQHHETDLAPTLGGAILRDVTLRDGLQLTGKVLSTERKVETVRELLRLGVPAIELGSMARPDLVPTMANTVEVVQNLTPGELEKCWIWVATPGHVAKAAAAGARNFQYCLSASDSHNKANIGRTTEESLAALPQAVEYAQAVNGQIQLCIATTFTCPFEGTVPEERILAIANDPRAEGTTDIVLCDTLGQAIPAQVSGLIQRVRAESPARRIVYHGHDTWGLGVANTLAAIQAGAVMVDGALGGLGGCPFAPGASGNTSSEDILFATRPEWVTPETFADLVVLSEKLLAELGEPNRSKAAQGARSKAPAFPWVIPSDSPPAPGTTASCTTGGE
- a CDS encoding CaiB/BaiF CoA-transferase family protein, producing the protein MTPPRIPPLQGIRVLELGNYIAAPTAGRLLADFGAEVIKVERPGTGDELRNWRLHKGDTSMLYRTINRNKKSVVLDLRTEAGKQAVLKLAAKSDILLENFRPGTLEKWGLGPEVLNEANPELIITRISAFGQTGPLSERPGFAAVAEAYGGFRNLVGDPDRPPVRVGVSIGDSIAGLYAAFGSMMSLYQREARRGDTAGGNPSGAVPLTERVIDVALNEAMFSMMESLIPDYQAYGVDRQRVGGRMEGIAPSNAYTCRDGASIVVAGNGDSIYQRYMQTIGRPDLAEDPALQSNAGRWARREELDQAIGAWTAELDAADALAALDAAGVPAGPIYTAADISTDSQYAARNMVQKFDVSTGEEILTGVGFPGIVPVIGGESLPIRNLGPDLGENTAEILSGLLGMDPAEITAATGREEALQA
- a CDS encoding SLC13 family permease, yielding MSDIAVLINTAVAVLVAVLLIVRFRVNPVIALVLSSVYLGLAVGLGVEKTVSTITAGFGDIMVDVGLLIAFGVLMGSILNQSGAIRRLVEHLLNTFGPKRLPYTMGLAIGTLLQSIFLDVLLVISAPLARKLAPKIGKLGTARMATAMAIALECGIVFTVPGVASLALAGLLNVPLGKMLLFGLLLVIPTIIIAIAIMTFLFRRGFWNEAKDEDHTFVAEEDREGEEDQYDGGAGRPVAAGNPTGGAGANGTAGPSAAHAGGAVAVAERGPKQLPLIVLFAPLLTSLLLIGAGAILQILKIDLPWLQLLGEPVIALLIGLIGTCLVTRSGIGQKRVEEAIAVGFKESGQILILTGVGGSLAATVKAAGLGDILGGFFSASTVAPLLVVWAIAAVLHIAVGSVTLSAITAAGLLAPIAPVIGLDPVLLALSAGAGSLFMVHVTSNTFWLLQSLLGQSVRGALKSVTVGVSVASVVAILLIMPMSLLF
- a CDS encoding methylenetetrahydrofolate reductase produces the protein MTNQLPVRLEIIPTDGIISKVRAHVPAGSTLTVTCLPHHGVEATVRASVQLGLLGYNAIPHLAARSIGSRAQLAGLLRDCDAAGITEVFAIGGDAAEAAGPYGNSGLLMEDIADLTGGTMAIGVAGYPEGHPKCNELQMLDVLLEKQHLASTVVTQMCFSAPRIGWYAELLRREGVDLPVWAGVAGSVPRVKLISLATKIGVGPSLKFLNRKGPLARRLLNASSYSSRSLVSELSAPEPGLEGIHLYTFNSLETQPALDWSGGEGAKAS
- the cycA gene encoding D-serine/D-alanine/glycine transporter, whose product is MTIHPPASPGGSPAGEAPRLERQLSNRHIQLIAIGGAIGTGLFMGSGKTISAAGPSVIFVYMIIGFMLFFVMRAMGELLLSNLNYKSFSDFAADLLGPWAGFFTGWTYWFCWVITGIADVIAIAGYSKELWPGLPLWIPGLATVAILLLLNLTTVKAFGETEFWFALIKIIAIAALIVVGMFMIFTGFQSDAGQASFTNLWSHGGFFPNEFMGFVAGFQIAVFAFVGIELVGTTAAEAKNPEKNLPKAINSIPVRVLLFYVGALIILMSVTPWTQFAAGHSPFIAMFSLAGLGAAATVVNLVVLTSAMSSANSGIYSTSRMVYGLAQEGDAPAAFGGLSRRKVPNNALFLSCVLLLSGVVLMYAGQDVGKAFDMVTTVSAVCFVFVWSIILASYIAFRRRRPHLHTASRFKMPGGIPMVWVAFAFFAFVLWTLTTQPDTLTALLVTPVWFVLLGAAWLVLRRRPAHLARYAAFQDELKAEETAARGQAVRGLQEEESVKG